In one window of Megalopta genalis isolate 19385.01 chromosome 8, iyMegGena1_principal, whole genome shotgun sequence DNA:
- the LOC117225133 gene encoding uncharacterized protein LOC117225133 produces the protein MATMNAPVSDVKIKQWSAAVPLKAPDNIVSSQYAMLKTFVPSYEKEKRPCMEQLLTNEYQRIWWQEKEMWDRRFNSQPTTKKLMQRMVIRKKSSRETAKELPKKMKKPRRKTDSKIKKAEEEKEEEEPKKTKGKEIIPIRATDKKQEHEEK, from the exons ATGGCAACCATGAACGCGCCTGTTAGCGATGTGAAAATTAAACAGTGGTCAGCCGCGGTGCCTTTGAAGGCTCCGGACAACATTGTGTCTTCGCAGTATGCAATGCTGAAAACTTTCGTGCCTTCTTACGAAAA GGAAAAACGGCCTTGCATGGAACAACTGTTAACGAACGAATACCAGCGTATCTGGTGGCAAGAGAAGGAAATGTGGGACAGAAGATTTAACTCACAGCCGACTACGAAGAAATTAATGCAACGCATG GTAATAAGAAAAAAGTCGTCGAGAGAAACTGCGAAGGAGCTGCCCAAGAAAATGAAGAAACCGCGAAGAAAAACAGACTCGAAGATCAAGAAGgccgaagaagaaaaagaagaagaagagccgAAGAAGACGAAGGGGAAAGAAATTATTCCGATCCGAGCAACGGATAAGAAGCAAGAACACGAAGAAAAATAA